The following coding sequences lie in one Dryobates pubescens isolate bDryPub1 chromosome 10, bDryPub1.pri, whole genome shotgun sequence genomic window:
- the LOC104303375 gene encoding gap junction beta-6 protein, with the protein MDWGALHTILGGVNKHSTSIGKIWLTVLFIFRIMILVVAAERVWGDEQDDFVCNTLQPGCKNVCYDHFFPISHIRLWALQLIFVSTPALLVAMHVAYRRHEKKRQFRKGDQKCEYKDIEEIRKQRFHIEGSLWWTYTSSIFFRLVFEAVFMYAFYFMYDGFRMPRLMKCNAWPCPNTVDCFVSRPTEKTVFTIFMIAVSSICILLNVAELCYLLTKFFLRRSKKAANQKQHPNHENKEETKQNEMNELISDSCQNTVIGFSSS; encoded by the coding sequence ATGGATTGGGGAGCTCTGCATACCATTTTGGGAGGTGTGAATAAACACTCCACCAGCATCGGCAAGATCTGGCTCACAGTCCTGTTCATCTTCCGTATCATGATCCTTGtggtggctgcagagagagTCTGGGGAGATGAACAAGATGACTTTGTCTGCAACACTCTGCAACCTGGTTGTAAGAATGTTTGCTATGATCACTTTTTCCCCATCTCTCACATCAGACTCTGGGCCCTGCAGCTGATCTTTGTTTCCACACCTGCGTTGCTGGTGGCCATGCATGTAGCTTACAGGAGGCACGAGAAGAAGAGGCAGTTCAGAAAAGGAGACCAGAAATGCGAGTACAAGGACATTGAAGAAATCAGAAAACAGAGGTTTCACATTGAGGGCTCCTTGTGGTGGACATACACAAGCAGCATCTTCTTCAGACTGGTCTTTGAGGCGGTCTTCATGTATGCGTTTTATTTCATGTACGACGGGTTCCGAATGCCTCGCTTAATGAAGTGTAATGCTTGGCCCTGCCCAAACACAGTAGACTGCTTTGTTTCTCGACCTACTGAAAAGACAGTGTTTACTATTTTCATGATTGCTGTGTCCAGCATTTGCATTCTTTTAAATGTGGCTGAGTTGTGTTATTTACTGACAAAATTTTTCCTCAGAAGATCTAAAAAAGCTGCCAATCAAAAACAGCACCCCAACCATGAGaataaggaagaaacaaaacaaaatgaaatgaatGAGTTAATATCTGATAGCTGTCAGAACACAGTTATAGGATTTTCAAGTAGTTAA